The genomic region ATCTCCGGGTTCATCCTGGGCATGGCGATCTCGGTCGCCAGCACGGTGGTGATGGCCCTGGTGCTCGCCGAACGACATGACCTCCACGCGCCTATCGGTCACATCGCGATCGGCTGGACCGTGGTGGAGGACCTGCTGACGGTCGGCTTGCTGCTCCTCCTGCCGATACTGTTCGGCCCGGGTGGCGGCACCGGCGATGGCGCGGGTGCAGCGCTCGGGCTTGCGGCGGTCAAGGTCATCGGGCTCGTCGCGGTGGTCGTGGTCCTCGGGCGGTGGGCGATCCCTTGGGCACTCAATCAGATCGAGAAGACCCGCTCGCGCGAGCTCTTCACCTTGGCGGTGCTGGTTCTCGCGGTGGGTATCGCGGTCGGCTCGGCCAAGCTCTTCGGAGTGTCGATGGCGCTCGGCGCGTTCCTTGCCGGGTTGGCCGTCGGTCGCTCCGAATTCGCGGCACGTGCCGCGGGCGACGCCGTGCCCATGCGGGACGCCTTCGCCGTGCTCTTCTTCGTCTCGGTCGGCATGCTCTTCGACCCGCGGAGCCTCGTGCAGACGCCGCTGGTGATAGGTGTGGTGCTGTTCGTCGTGGTGATCGGAAAGCCCGTGGCGGCCATGTTGACGGTTCGGCTCCTCGGACGTCCTTTCGCGACTGCGATTCCGGTCGGCGCGGCGTTCTCGCAGGTGGGCGAGTTCAGCTTCATCCTCGGGACCGTGGCGCGGCAGCTCGGGCTCCTCAACGACGCGGGCTGGAACGCGCTGGTGGCGGCCTCCATCATCTCGATAGCGATCAACCCCACCATCTACCGCTGGGCGCGCAGGCTCTCGTCCTCGGCGCCGAAACTCGCAGCAGTGGCCCCCGGCGAACGACCCGTGGTCGACCCGAATCACTGCATTCTGGTGGGCTATGGCCCGGTGGGGAGGATCGTCCATCGACTCCTCGCCGACCGCGGCACGTCGGTCACCGTCATCGACCTCAACCTCGACACTGTACGGAAGATGAAGGCCGATGGAGTGAAGGCGCTGTACGGTGATGTGCTGCGTTCGGGAACCCTCGAGGATGCCGGCATCGCGACCGCCGGTAGCCTCATCCTGAGCGCCGACGTCGAGGACGCGGCCGAGATCATCAGGCAAGCGCGGATGCTCAACCCCGACCTGCGTGTCCTGGTACGCTGCACTCACCTCCGTGACGCTCCAGCCTTGAAAAGCGCGGGCGCCAGCGTGGTCGCCGCGGGTGAAGCCGAGGTGGGCGTGGCGCTCGTCGAGGCGATGACCGCCGATCACGTGACCGAGTGTGGGGCGCAGGCAGACCAGCGCCAGGCGGTCCGTGCGCGGCTCTACGGCACAGGTTCATCCGTCCCGCCGTCAACCGAGGCGTGAGTATCGGATCGGCTCAACGCGAATCTGAGACGAGGACATCCGTGCGAGCGGCGCGGACTATCTTCTTCGTGACGCTGCCCAGGAAGAACTCCTCGAGGACCGACTGATTCTTGCCCACGACGATGACGTCTGCGCCGTAACGCACGGCCGCGCCCGGGATCAAGGTCGACGGCCCCCCGTGTCGGACGTGGCGCTCGAGATGCCGATCGCTCGGCACGGGACACCGCTCGAGCAGCTCGGTCAGGCCCCGGACAGCCTCGCCCTTGGCCGCCGCGCGGTGCTTCGCGAGCGTTTCTCCGGACGCGTGATGACTGATGAGCTTCATCTCGAACGGCGGCTCGTAGGCATGCAGGACATGCAGGCGTGCCCGCTCGGACAGTGCGACCGCGGACATGACGACCGAGCACGACACCGGCGCGAGCGCCACACACGCCAGGATGGTTCCGTAGTTCTCCTTCGGGGCGTCTTTCACGACAAGGGTGTCTCCGATCCAGCGCTCCAGGACTCGTTCGGCCGTCGTGCCGATCAGCGCGTCCTTGAACGAGCGTTCGCCTCGGCATCCGACCACAACGAGGTCAGCGGACAGCCGCATCGCTTCGCTCGCCAACGTCGCGGCTGCACCTCCCTTGAGGAGCTTGATGGTCGCGGTGACGTCGTGCTTCCGAGCCAGCGCTCGCGTCTCCTCGAGGTGCCGTTCAATGACTGGGTCCGGACCCGTGCGAAAGGAACGATCGACGTCGAGTTCCCTGACGGCCGCGCGGTCAAGCCGCGGGGTGACGTGGACGATCTCCAGCTTGGCGGAATGCTCGGTGGCGAGCAGCGCGGCGCGCACCACCGCGTGGGACGCGGAACGAGAGAAGTCGGTCCCTACCAGAATTCGCTTGAGTACCTTCTGCTTCGCCTCCATCTGATTCACGTCTCCTGCCAGACGAGAATCCGCGGAAGCGGTGAGCTGTCAGGTGAGTCGTAGGCTTCGGCGAATCCTCGTCGAGTCGAGTATCTCGATCCGCGCCCCACGGGTCAACCCTTTGTCCTGGTTGTTGTCCTGGTTGTCCTGCGAGCGTGGTCTCTGGCTAGGCCGAGGTCGATGTGACGCTCGTCGAAGCGGTGATGGCCAGCGAAGAGGTAGACCATGCCAAGGCAGCGGAACGGCGCGACGCCGACCGTGCCCAGCTCTACGACCCACCAGAGAATCGCTGAGGAAGATCAGCGATCGCGGCGCTTCGCTGCAGCTTCGCCTTCTTCACGCGTGAACATGCGGTGGCACTTCCGGCAGCGGTAGCGCTCGCCCTTCGGTTTGCGAGCACGAGCCTGCACTTCACCGCAGTGCGGGCATGCGAGCTTGATTAGAGCGGCAGCGGCCGCAGCTCCGAAGATCCATACCACGCGATCAGTCTACGCATTTCCCCGGTCATTCGCAAAAAGCTCTCGCTTGGTTGCTGCGGTTGTCCCCTTCGCGACCAGATCTGGCTTTGCCTCTCCGGAACCACTCCGAGGAGGCGACCCATGAAGTCCTGGTACGAGAGCAAGACGATCTGGCTGGGCCTGGCAACCATCGTGACCGCGGTCGTCTCGGCCGTGGCCGGCGGGGCCGGCTGGCAGCAGGCGGTGCTCGCCGCCGTCGGCGCCGCGAACATCTTCCTGCGCACGCAGACCGACAAGCCCGTGGGGAAGTAGCTGTCCCCGTCTTCGCGTGACGGTGCTTTGCCCTCACGGAGGCGGGGCGGTGGACCCAGGCCGGTTCACGATCCCGTGGGCTCCCCGACCCGGCGACGCGGGTTGACCGACCCCGCCTCCACTTGCTCGGGAGAGCCCTCGATGGAGCGCACGCTGAACGTCTTCGTCATCCCCGCCGACCGGTCCCCGGCCGGGCCGCCCAAGCTCTCCGAGCTGTGATATAGTCCAGAAGGCGTAGGAGTTTTGTCGCAGAACGCTTCTTATGTCAACTCGCTGGGCTTAAAGTGGCTTTGTGTTTCCTACGCGCTCGGCGGAGGGGGCGGTGACGTTGAGCAACGGGCCGATCTCGGTCGACGCCGAGCGCGGCGCGCAGGACCGCGCGCTCAAGGCGGTCATCGACGCGCTGGTCGGGAGCGTTCTCAAGTCGCTGGACGGGATCGAGTCCCGGTAGCCCGCCGCGAAAAGAACGGAGGACGAGCGATGGATTCGAGCGCATCGCCGACAGGCGCCGCTCCAAAGGCCAAGCGGAAGATCCGCAACTTCCTCATCGACCGGAGGTTCCAGCTCGGCTGGGTCGCGCGCGTGGCGTTCGTCACGGCGCTCATCCTCGGCGCCATGGGCTACTTCCTGTTCGGCACGCTCTCCGAGTCCACCGAGATGATGGTCGCCCAGACGCTCGGGGTCGAGGGGCTCGCCCCGAGCGCGCAGCAGGCGTTCATCGACCAGGGCGAGCGCGACAAGCGCTCCACCGTCTTCTCCCAGCTGTGATATAGTCCAGAAAACGTAGGAGTTTTGTCGCAGATCGCTTCTTATGTCAACTCGCTGGGCTTAAAGTGGCTTTGTGTTTCCTACGCGCGGATACGCGCCGGGTTTCATCGAGAAGCGGCGAGCGCGAAGATCGCTCAGCCGTAGATCATCGCGAGCACTTCTTCGAGCTTCTCCTCGTCGACCTCGTCGAACGCTTCGAAGTCCGCGCTGTCCACGTCGAGCACCCCGATGATCTCGCCGGTCCCGTCGCGGAGCGGCACGACGATCTCGGAGTTCGCCCGGCCGTCGCACGCGACGTGGCCCTCGAAATCCCGGACGTCGGGCACGATCACCGTCGCCCGGCGATCGATCGCAGCCCAGCAGACGCCCCGGTGCGGCGCGAGCACGACGCACGCCGGAGCCCCCTGGTACGGCCCGACGATCAGCCGCCCGCCGTCGAGCAGGTAGAACCCGGTCCAGAAGAAGTGCTTGAGCTTGCTCTGCAGCACCGCGGCCGCGGTCGCCATGCGCGCGGTCGGCTGGCGCGACTCGAGGAACTGGGCGCGCAGCTTGAGGATCGCCTCGTCGTAGATCTCCCGCTTCTGTCTCTTGTCCACGGCTGCCCTCCCGCGCAGCCCCCCGGATGACTCCAATATCCCGGAAGAGGGCGCGCGCGACAAGACAAAGAGCGCCCTTCCCCGCGGTCCGGCGCCTTGCGGCGTTCCCCGCCGGACGGTAGTGTACGGCTTCCGGGAGGAGGCACGATCATGTCCGACAACACGATCTGCGAGGACGACGCGGTCTGCGAGGTCGTCGACACCGCGTTGATGGAGCTCTGGAGGACGGCCAACACCCTCTCGCGCATCCGCCCGCCGAGGTCGAAGCGCTACCGCGTGACGATCTTCGGCTCGGCGCGCATCCGACCGGCGGACGCGCTCTACCTGGACGTCCAGGAGCTCTC from Pseudomonadota bacterium harbors:
- a CDS encoding cation:proton antiporter, encoding MHDLGMLMTFAGGLAGALVLGFLAHRLKLSPIVGYLLAGVLVGPFTPGFVADRAVAEQFAEIGVILLLFGIGLRFHLRELIAVWKVALPGALIQSTISTTMLAVLLHLMGWSWISGFILGMAISVASTVVMALVLAERHDLHAPIGHIAIGWTVVEDLLTVGLLLLLPILFGPGGGTGDGAGAALGLAAVKVIGLVAVVVVLGRWAIPWALNQIEKTRSRELFTLAVLVLAVGIAVGSAKLFGVSMALGAFLAGLAVGRSEFAARAAGDAVPMRDAFAVLFFVSVGMLFDPRSLVQTPLVIGVVLFVVVIGKPVAAMLTVRLLGRPFATAIPVGAAFSQVGEFSFILGTVARQLGLLNDAGWNALVAASIISIAINPTIYRWARRLSSSAPKLAAVAPGERPVVDPNHCILVGYGPVGRIVHRLLADRGTSVTVIDLNLDTVRKMKADGVKALYGDVLRSGTLEDAGIATAGSLILSADVEDAAEIIRQARMLNPDLRVLVRCTHLRDAPALKSAGASVVAAGEAEVGVALVEAMTADHVTECGAQADQRQAVRARLYGTGSSVPPSTEA
- a CDS encoding universal stress protein, whose product is MEAKQKVLKRILVGTDFSRSASHAVVRAALLATEHSAKLEIVHVTPRLDRAAVRELDVDRSFRTGPDPVIERHLEETRALARKHDVTATIKLLKGGAAATLASEAMRLSADLVVVGCRGERSFKDALIGTTAERVLERWIGDTLVVKDAPKENYGTILACVALAPVSCSVVMSAVALSERARLHVLHAYEPPFEMKLISHHASGETLAKHRAAAKGEAVRGLTELLERCPVPSDRHLERHVRHGGPSTLIPGAAVRYGADVIVVGKNQSVLEEFFLGSVTKKIVRAARTDVLVSDSR
- a CDS encoding GAF domain-containing protein, translating into MDKRQKREIYDEAILKLRAQFLESRQPTARMATAAAVLQSKLKHFFWTGFYLLDGGRLIVGPYQGAPACVVLAPHRGVCWAAIDRRATVIVPDVRDFEGHVACDGRANSEIVVPLRDGTGEIIGVLDVDSADFEAFDEVDEEKLEEVLAMIYG